The Candidatus Methylomirabilis sp. genome includes a window with the following:
- the ychF gene encoding redox-regulated ATPase YchF: MKIGIAGLPRVGKSTVFRLATGQLEPPEGQPPAEPAQGVARVPDPRLDRLARMHPGKMAVPATISYVDSPALQRGAGKGEGLGSPTLTALRQADALLHVVRAFEDARIPHVEGALGPSRDVGLLDTEFLLADLEVAEKRVARIEEALRKGRKDQNVRELEALRRSAEALQAGRPLRDLDFPPEEERLLRGFQFLTAKPVLLLANIGEEDLGKEEAILAGLRSFAGPRVALLALAAKTEIEIARLSPEDAGLFRRELGIAEAGVERLLRATYGLLGLLTFFTVGEDEVRAWTLRRGGSALEAAGTIHTDFARGFIKAEVVPFPALAEAGSLAAARRKGVLRLEGKDYLVADGDVITIRFSV, translated from the coding sequence ATGAAGATCGGGATCGCGGGCCTCCCACGGGTGGGGAAGAGCACCGTCTTCCGCCTAGCCACCGGGCAGCTCGAGCCGCCCGAGGGCCAGCCCCCGGCGGAGCCCGCGCAGGGTGTCGCCCGGGTCCCCGACCCGCGCCTGGACCGCCTGGCCCGGATGCACCCGGGGAAGATGGCCGTGCCGGCCACGATCTCCTACGTGGACTCGCCGGCGCTGCAGCGGGGCGCCGGGAAGGGGGAGGGACTCGGGAGCCCGACCCTGACGGCGCTCCGCCAGGCGGATGCCCTCCTGCACGTGGTCCGCGCCTTCGAGGACGCCCGGATCCCCCACGTAGAGGGGGCCCTCGGCCCGTCCCGCGATGTCGGCCTCCTGGACACGGAATTCCTCCTGGCGGACCTGGAGGTCGCCGAGAAGCGGGTGGCCCGGATCGAGGAGGCGCTGCGGAAGGGACGCAAGGACCAGAACGTGCGGGAGCTGGAGGCGCTCCGCCGAAGCGCGGAGGCCCTGCAGGCGGGCCGGCCCCTCCGGGACCTGGACTTCCCGCCCGAGGAGGAGCGGCTCCTCCGCGGGTTCCAGTTCCTCACCGCGAAGCCGGTCCTTCTCCTGGCGAACATCGGGGAGGAGGATCTGGGGAAGGAAGAAGCGATCCTCGCCGGGCTCCGCTCCTTCGCCGGGCCGCGGGTAGCCCTCCTGGCCCTCGCGGCGAAGACCGAGATTGAGATCGCCCGACTCTCCCCGGAGGACGCCGGCCTCTTCCGCCGCGAGCTGGGGATCGCCGAGGCCGGCGTGGAGCGGCTCCTGCGCGCCACCTACGGCCTGCTCGGGCTGCTCACCTTCTTCACGGTGGGGGAGGATGAGGTGAGGGCCTGGACCCTCCGCCGGGGGGGGAGCGCCCTGGAGGCCGCCGGGACCATCCATACCGACTTCGCCCGCGGCTTCATCAAGGCCGAGGTGGTCCCCTTCCCGGCGCTGGCCGAGGCCGGCTCGCTGGCCGCCGCCCGGAGGAAGGGAGTCCTGCGCCTGGAGGGAAAGGACTACCTGGTGGCGGACGGTGATGTGATCACCATCCGCTTCAGCGTCTGA